One genomic window of Elaeis guineensis isolate ETL-2024a chromosome 2, EG11, whole genome shotgun sequence includes the following:
- the LOC140850804 gene encoding G-type lectin S-receptor-like serine/threonine-protein kinase At4g27290, giving the protein MELFEKIGGLPATLLFLFFIFSSGVSPSIGGDILTPAQPLTDGQELISAGERFILGFFSPIKTNNRYIGIWYKVSPPTVVWVANRQHPISDHNGSLSITANGTLIIINQNSKIIWSSGSSGLANPVAQLLDDGNFIVKEANILGSLTWQSFDYPSDTLLPGMKLGWNLTSGLNRNITSWTSPSDPASGLYTGAMDLHGNPQLILWEGSSQLWRTGSWNGKTLTGIPDILHYKIFLLEFVINNDEVFCMYHTTNTSLIARLTVNYTGICQRSVWLDDSKMWISYLSEPKDPCDYMSQCGVYGVCNMDDSPMCSCLKGFKPRSPTNWDLRDWRDGCMRMTELDCRNGTDGFVTMKNIKLPDTSRSTVDRSMELNECRAMCLRNCSCTAYASADINGTGCIIWTTELIDIRVFSFGGQDLNVRLAAIDLGLGLHHSHSRTMVGILVGSVLGILLFASVGICIWIHRRRRTGAVPFASHRNNECEEGKEWELPSFDLGTIIAATNNFSIENKLGQGGFGPVYKGKLGEEQEIAIKRLSKTSAQGTDEFMNEMTLIAKLQHRNLIRLLGCCTQREERTLVYEYMPNKSLDTFLFDKDKAVLLDWQTRYNIIEGIAQGLLYLHRDSRLRIIHRDLKASNILLDKDMNPKISDFGLARIFREDETALNTRRVVGTYGYMSPEYAMDGVFSVKSDVFSFGVLVLEIISGKKNRGVSISEYKGNLLAHAWSLWMEGNGLELVDESISNSISMVEAINCIKLGLLCVQESPKDRPTMSSVVLMLGNRNTSLPDPKRPGFFPTRARPEVESSKSKTDSASINEFSITTVEGR; this is encoded by the exons ATGGAGCTGTTTGAGAAGATAGGCGGACTCCCCGCAACCTTACTCtttctcttctttatcttttcttctgGCGTCTCTCCATCCATTGGAGGTGACATCCTAACCCCAGCCCAACCCCTCACCGATGGCCAAGAGTTGATCTCAGCTGGGGAAAGATTCATCTTGGGCTTCTTCAGCCCTATCAAAACTAACAATCGTTATATCGGCATATGGTACAAGGTCTCACCTCCTACCGTCGTGTGGGTTGCCAATCGCCAGCACCCAATCTCCGACCACAATGGCAGCCTATCAATCACAGCCAATGGTACTCTCATCATCATCAATCAGAATTCTAAAATCATCTGGTCCTCGGGCTCGTCAGGCCTCGCCAATCCAGTTGCGCAACTCTTAGATGATGGCAATTTCATTGTTAAAGAGGCTAACATTCTTGGGAGCTTAACATGGCAGAGCTTCGACTACCCTTCAGACACTCTGCTCCCTGGGATGAAGTTGGGGTGGAACTTAACAAGTGGACTCAACCGTAACATCACATCATGGACCAGTCCTAGCGACCCAGCATCGGGCCTTTACACCGGGGCTATGGATCTCCATGGGAACCCCCAGTTAATTTTATGGGAAGGATCAAGCCAACTGTGGCGAACTGGCTCATGGAATGGAAAAACCTTGACTGGCATCCCGGATATTTTGCACTATAAAATCTTCTTATTGGAGTTTGTCATCAACAACGATGAGGTCTTCTGCATGTACCACACCACCAACACATCGTTAATCGCAAGGCTTACTGTGAACTACACCGGCATTTGCCAACGCAGTGTCTGGCTTGATGACAGCAAAATGTGGATCTCTTACTTGTCTGAGCCAAAGGACCCATGCGATTATATGTCACAATGCGGGGTTTACGGGGTCTGTAATATGGACGACTCACCAATGTGTAGTTGTTTGAAAGGGTTTAAGCCTAGGTCGCCGACAAATTGGGACCTTAGAGATTGGAGAGACGGATGTATGAGAATGACTGAGCTAGATTGTCGAAACGGTACTGATGGGTTTGTGACGATGAAGAACATAAAGCTGCCAGATACATCGAGGTCAACGGTGGACAGGAGCATGGAATTGAATGAGTGTAGGGCTATGTGCTTGAGGAATTGTTCATGCACGGCCTATGCTAGTGCTGATATCAACGGAACCGGTTGCATAATTTGGACTACAGAGCTCATTGATATTCGGGTGTTTTCCTTTGGTGGGCAGGATCTCAATGTCCGGCTAGCGGCGATCGATTTAG GCCTTGGATTACATCATTCACATTCACGTACCATGGTTGGGATTTTGGTGGGCTCTGTTTTAGGGATTCTGTTGTTTGCTTCGGTGGGTATTTGCATTTGGATTCACAGAAGGAGAAGAACAG GTGCCGTTCCCTTCGCTAGTCACCGCAACAACGAATGCGAGGAAGGCAAGGAGTGGGAGCTTCCTTCATTCGACTTGGGGACAATCATCGCAGCGACCAACAACTTCTCAATCGAAAACAAGCTTGGACAGGGTGGCTTCGGCCCTGTATACAAG GGAAAGCTTGGGGAGGAGCAAGAAATAGCTATAAAGAGGCTTTCAAAGACTTCGGCACAGGGCACTGATGAATTCATGAATGAAATGACGCTGATAGCTAAGCTTCAGCACCGAAACCTAATTCGGCTTCTAGGTTGCTGCACACAAAGAGAGGAAAGGACGCTGGTATATGAATACATGCCCAATAAAAGCTTAGACACCTTCCTATTTG ATAAAGATAAAGCTGTATTATTGGATTGGCAAACCCGCTACAACATTATTGAAGGAATTGCTCAGGGTCTTCTCTATCTACATCGAGACTCTAGACTTAGAATTATTCACAGGGATCTCAAAGCTAGCAACATTCTTCTTGATAAAGATATGAATCCTAAAATATCCGACTTTGGCTTGGCAAGAATATTCAGAGAAGATGAGACGGCACTAAATACTCGAAGAGTTGTGGGAACATA TGGATACATGTCTCCTGAGTATGCCATGGATGGTGTCTTCTCAGTGAAATCCGATGTTTTCAGCTTTGGTGTTTTAGTACTTGAAATCATTAGTGGCAAGAAGAACAGAGGGGTGTCCATATCCGAGTACAAAGGAAACCTTCTAGCACAC gcGTGGAGTTTATGGATGGAAGGTAATGGCTTGGAACTAGTAGATGAGTCAATCAGCAACTCAATTTCCATGGTCGAAGCCATAAACTGTATAAAACTTGGCTTATTGTGTGTTCAAGAATCTCCAAAAGATAGGCCGACAATGTCCTCTGTGGTACTGATGTTGGGCAACCGGAACACATCTTTGCCAGATCCAAAACGTCCTGGTTTTTTTCCAACAAGAGCACGCCCTGAAGTCGAGTCATCAAAAAGTAAGACGGACTCAGCAAGCATAAATGAATTCTCTATTACAACAGTTGAAGGTCGATGA